In the genome of Fusobacterium necrogenes, one region contains:
- a CDS encoding methyltransferase domain-containing protein, translating into MNFEKKFDTYDENAHIQKSVADTLVEFLDEMGVSKERDVFEIGCGTGLFTKRFIKKFSPKKVILNDIYDVEKYLKNVRYDEFILGNIEEIDIPKTDTTVSSSVFQWLKNFSKSIEKIAHSTNELGFSMYIEGNLEEIKQHFDISLKYLTLDNIIEILTSLFSKVKWKEETIELEFSSSIEALRYLKNTGVTGFEKSSISKVRNYESKSLTYRVGYFYCKK; encoded by the coding sequence ATGAATTTTGAAAAAAAATTTGATACATATGATGAGAATGCTCACATTCAAAAATCAGTAGCAGATACTCTAGTGGAGTTTTTAGATGAAATGGGAGTATCTAAGGAGAGAGATGTTTTTGAGATAGGATGTGGAACAGGGCTTTTTACTAAGAGATTTATAAAAAAGTTTTCTCCTAAGAAAGTTATATTAAACGATATATATGATGTAGAAAAATATTTAAAAAATGTAAGATATGATGAGTTTATATTGGGAAATATAGAGGAGATAGATATACCTAAGACGGATACAACAGTTTCTAGCTCTGTTTTCCAATGGTTGAAAAATTTTTCAAAGAGTATAGAAAAAATAGCACATTCTACAAATGAGTTGGGATTTTCAATGTATATAGAAGGAAATTTAGAAGAAATAAAACAACATTTTGATATTTCACTAAAATATCTCACACTTGATAATATTATAGAGATTTTAACAAGTCTTTTTTCTAAAGTAAAATGGAAAGAGGAGACTATTGAATTAGAGTTTTCCTCATCAATAGAAGCTCTAAGATATCTAAAAAATACAGGAGTTACAGGATTTGAAAAGAGCTCTATAAGCAAGGTTAGAAATTATGAGAGCAAGAGCTTGACATATAGAGTTGGATATTTTTATTGTAAAAAATAG
- a CDS encoding pimeloyl-ACP methyl esterase BioG family protein, which produces MRLILFFNGWGMDSSVIEKVELPKDTEIKVINFPYKLDNLEEYFSEYEDIFLVGWSFGSYYLTKWVLANREIKNFSKVKKIVAINGNGEIIGKFGITPKIFEFTLSTLTPESLIKFYKNMEISEEFKNPKKEFKKILEELEYFKNGYRALENIFTEIIIGIRDKIVPASRQKKYCEESGIKYRELDMGHYPFEFIKAWSEVI; this is translated from the coding sequence ATGAGATTGATACTATTTTTTAATGGTTGGGGAATGGACAGCAGTGTAATAGAGAAAGTGGAGTTGCCAAAAGATACAGAGATAAAAGTCATAAATTTTCCATATAAATTAGATAATTTAGAGGAGTATTTTAGTGAATATGAGGATATATTTTTAGTAGGTTGGTCCTTTGGGAGTTATTATCTAACTAAATGGGTGCTAGCAAATAGAGAAATTAAAAATTTTTCAAAGGTTAAAAAGATAGTTGCTATCAACGGAAATGGAGAGATAATAGGTAAATTTGGAATAACACCAAAGATTTTTGAGTTTACTCTTTCTACATTAACTCCAGAGTCTTTAATCAAATTTTATAAAAATATGGAAATAAGTGAAGAGTTTAAAAATCCTAAAAAAGAGTTTAAAAAGATATTAGAGGAATTGGAATACTTTAAAAATGGTTATAGAGCTCTTGAAAATATTTTTACTGAGATAATAATAGGAATAAGAGATAAAATTGTTCCTGCCTCAAGGCAAAAAAAATATTGTGAAGAGAGTGGAATAAAATACAGAGAATTAGATATGGGGCACTATCCCTTTGAGTTTATAAAAGCTTGGAGTGAAGTAATATGA
- the hslU gene encoding ATP-dependent protease ATPase subunit HslU, producing the protein MGINKELTPKKIVEELNKYIISQDEAKKNVAISLRNRDRRRMLKDENLKKEITPKNIILIGSTGVGKTEIARRIAKIANAPFLKVEATKYTEVGYVGKDVESIIKDLVSLTYRKMKEEKFLSLRKSSLDTAIERIAKILKPYDSLNDKEKINIKKEIQNGKYDNNEIEIDRPKKDNDIPIIEVVSGGEDIGEFIDQMMSSLPGKVKKMTTTVKNALSLFLDEEIEKKIDLEALTEEVIENVENNGIIFIDEIDKITERDGIGKGDVSRQGVQRDILPIVEGSTVMTKYGPVRTDHILFIAAGAFSQSSPSDLMPELQGRFPIRVKLQNLEKEDFVKILTEVEYNLLKQYKAMLSVDNVELNFTKGAIEKIAEITVTQNEKIENIGARRLASVIEELLKEIMFEAPYEKTKKITIDINFIKKVLKKDTEEENLDKFIL; encoded by the coding sequence ATGGGTATAAACAAAGAACTTACGCCTAAAAAAATTGTAGAAGAATTAAATAAATATATAATTTCACAAGATGAAGCTAAAAAAAACGTAGCTATTTCATTAAGAAATAGAGATAGAAGAAGAATGCTGAAAGATGAGAATTTAAAAAAAGAGATAACTCCTAAAAATATCATACTTATAGGATCTACTGGAGTAGGAAAAACAGAAATAGCTAGAAGAATAGCTAAAATTGCTAATGCACCCTTTTTAAAAGTTGAAGCCACAAAATATACTGAAGTTGGATATGTTGGAAAAGATGTAGAAAGTATTATAAAAGATTTAGTGTCTCTCACATATAGAAAAATGAAAGAGGAAAAATTTTTATCTTTAAGAAAATCTTCTTTAGATACAGCCATTGAAAGAATAGCTAAAATTCTAAAACCCTATGATTCCTTAAATGATAAGGAAAAAATCAACATAAAAAAAGAAATTCAAAATGGTAAGTATGATAATAATGAAATAGAAATAGATAGACCTAAAAAAGATAATGATATTCCTATTATCGAAGTTGTATCTGGTGGTGAAGATATTGGAGAATTTATTGACCAAATGATGTCTTCTCTTCCTGGAAAAGTAAAAAAAATGACTACTACCGTTAAAAATGCTCTTTCTCTATTTTTAGATGAAGAAATAGAGAAAAAAATAGATTTAGAAGCACTTACAGAAGAAGTTATAGAAAATGTAGAAAATAATGGTATTATCTTCATAGATGAAATAGATAAAATAACTGAAAGAGATGGTATTGGAAAAGGTGATGTTTCTAGGCAGGGAGTACAAAGAGATATACTTCCTATAGTTGAAGGAAGTACAGTTATGACAAAATATGGTCCTGTTAGAACTGATCATATATTATTTATAGCAGCTGGAGCTTTTTCTCAAAGCTCTCCATCTGATCTTATGCCAGAATTACAGGGAAGATTCCCTATCAGAGTTAAATTGCAAAATCTTGAAAAAGAAGACTTTGTAAAAATACTCACTGAAGTTGAATATAATTTATTAAAACAATATAAAGCCATGTTAAGTGTCGATAACGTAGAATTAAATTTTACAAAAGGAGCCATTGAAAAAATAGCTGAAATAACAGTCACTCAAAATGAAAAAATTGAAAATATAGGAGCTAGAAGACTCGCGTCGGTAATTGAAGAATTACTCAAAGAAATAATGTTTGAAGCTCCATACGAAAAAACAAAAAAAATAACAATTGATATCAATTTTATCAAAAAAGTTCTAAAAAAAGATACTGAAGAAGAAAATTTAGATAAGTTTATATTATAG
- the bioD gene encoding dethiobiotin synthase, protein MKLNKGFFVIGTDTGIGKTYVSSLLYKGIKDRDGGYYKPVQSGCTRKDGKLVAPDVDFVCSMAEVEYDDKMVTYTLEAEVSPHLASELENTEIDIENIMKDWENLKARYKYMVVEGAGGLYVPLIRDKFYIFDLIKKMELPVILVCSSRVGAINHSMLTIEMLKKLEIEIQGLVFNKVTNDFERDYFEKDNIDIVLKLSGIKNSLIIREGERTIPEKELEKFLGIEVK, encoded by the coding sequence ATGAAATTAAATAAGGGATTTTTTGTAATAGGAACAGATACAGGAATAGGAAAAACCTATGTGAGCTCACTACTATACAAAGGAATAAAGGATAGAGATGGAGGATACTATAAGCCAGTACAGAGTGGTTGTACAAGAAAAGATGGAAAATTAGTAGCACCAGATGTAGATTTTGTATGTTCTATGGCAGAAGTAGAGTATGATGACAAGATGGTAACTTATACTTTAGAAGCAGAAGTATCACCACATTTAGCTAGTGAATTAGAGAATACAGAGATAGATATAGAAAATATAATGAAAGATTGGGAAAATTTAAAAGCGAGATATAAGTATATGGTAGTAGAGGGAGCTGGAGGACTATATGTTCCCCTTATTAGAGATAAATTCTATATCTTTGATTTGATAAAAAAAATGGAATTACCTGTAATATTAGTATGTAGTAGTAGAGTGGGAGCTATTAATCACTCTATGCTTACAATAGAGATGTTGAAAAAGCTAGAAATAGAGATACAAGGATTGGTTTTTAATAAGGTAACTAATGACTTTGAAAGAGATTATTTTGAAAAGGATAATATAGATATAGTTTTAAAACTAAGTGGAATAAAAAATAGTCTAATTATAAGAGAGGGAGAAAGAACTATACCAGAGAAAGAGTTAGAAAAATTTTTAGGAATAGAGGTAAAATAG
- the bioA gene encoding adenosylmethionine--8-amino-7-oxononanoate transaminase produces the protein MSKLSSLQEKDLKYIFHPCSQMKDYEKLPPMIIKKAEGLYLEDEFGNRYMDCVGSWWVNLFGHCNPRINRVIKEQIDKLEHVLFVNFSHEAAIELAEELIKVVPKGIEKFLFADNGSSSIEMALKLSFQYHQQSGNPKRTKFISLSNAYHGETVGALGVGDVDIFTKTYRPLIKEGLKADKPECFRCPYGKNYSTCEAQCFERMEKLIEENRGEIAAVIIEPVVQGAAGMKIYSPIYIKKLREITKKYGIHLIADEIAVGFGRTGKMFAMEHAGVSPDIMCMSKGLTAGYYPMAIIGITQEIYDSFYADYLEGKSFLHSHTYSGNPIGCRIALEVLRIFREENILEMIEEKGEYLRKKAQEVFEGHPYIGEYRQIGMIGALEFVKDRDNKELFPSEERAGYEIYKIALKKGALLRPLGNVIYFMPPYIITKEEIDKMLEICKESIDEYIDRRNKDK, from the coding sequence ATGAGTAAATTAAGCAGCTTACAAGAAAAAGATTTAAAATATATCTTTCACCCATGTTCACAGATGAAAGATTATGAGAAATTACCACCAATGATTATAAAAAAAGCTGAAGGATTATATTTAGAAGATGAGTTTGGAAATAGATATATGGATTGTGTAGGAAGCTGGTGGGTAAATCTTTTTGGGCACTGTAATCCTAGAATTAATAGAGTAATAAAGGAGCAAATAGATAAATTAGAGCATGTACTATTTGTCAATTTTTCCCATGAAGCAGCGATAGAGTTAGCTGAAGAGTTAATAAAGGTAGTACCAAAAGGGATAGAAAAATTTCTTTTTGCTGATAATGGTTCATCTAGTATAGAGATGGCTTTGAAACTTAGTTTTCAATATCATCAACAAAGTGGAAATCCTAAAAGAACAAAATTTATATCTCTAAGTAATGCTTATCATGGAGAAACAGTAGGAGCACTAGGAGTAGGAGATGTAGATATATTTACTAAAACATATAGACCTCTTATAAAAGAGGGATTAAAAGCTGATAAACCAGAGTGCTTTAGATGTCCATATGGAAAGAATTATTCTACTTGTGAAGCTCAGTGCTTTGAAAGAATGGAAAAATTAATAGAGGAAAATAGAGGTGAGATAGCTGCTGTAATAATAGAGCCAGTGGTACAAGGAGCAGCAGGAATGAAAATCTATTCTCCCATATATATAAAAAAGTTGAGAGAGATTACTAAAAAATATGGTATCCATTTAATAGCAGATGAGATAGCTGTTGGATTTGGCAGAACAGGAAAGATGTTTGCTATGGAACACGCTGGAGTGAGTCCAGATATTATGTGTATGTCTAAGGGACTTACAGCTGGATACTATCCAATGGCAATAATAGGAATTACTCAAGAGATATATGATAGTTTTTACGCTGACTATCTTGAAGGAAAATCTTTTCTACACTCTCATACATACTCTGGAAACCCAATAGGATGTAGAATAGCTTTAGAGGTATTGAGAATATTTAGAGAGGAAAATATCTTAGAGATGATAGAAGAAAAGGGAGAGTATCTTAGAAAAAAAGCTCAAGAGGTATTTGAAGGACATCCATACATAGGAGAATATAGGCAGATAGGAATGATAGGAGCTCTTGAGTTTGTAAAAGATAGAGATAATAAGGAGCTTTTTCCAAGTGAAGAGAGAGCAGGTTATGAAATCTACAAGATAGCTTTAAAAAAGGGAGCACTACTTAGACCATTAGGAAATGTAATCTATTTTATGCCGCCATATATAATTACAAAAGAAGAGATAGATAAGATGCTAGAGATTTGTAAAGAGTCTATAGATGAGTATATAGATAGAAGAAATAAAGATAAATAA
- the bioB gene encoding biotin synthase BioB → MKDFIKKLKNKVLKKERITFEDAKRLCSISVDEKNIFEELCNSADEIREKFCGNIFDLCTITNAKSGKCSEDCKYCAQSAHFKTGVEVYPLISKEKALDEAKKVEIEGANRYSLVTSGRGLNGDSEESDRLAEIYNYLKENTNLSLCASHGISDKKALEKLFKAGVKTYHHNLESSREFYGNICTTHTYDERIKTIKLAQEVGLQVCSGGIWGLGESEEDRIKMAFELQKLGVFSIPINILMPIPGTPLENNKPLEPREILKMIAIYRFILPEAYLRYAGGRIKLGELQEKGIKSGINSALTGNFLTTTGTTIESDKAMVRRNGYEIK, encoded by the coding sequence ATGAAGGATTTTATAAAAAAATTAAAAAATAAAGTATTGAAGAAAGAGAGAATAACTTTTGAAGATGCTAAAAGATTATGCTCGATCTCTGTTGATGAAAAAAATATATTTGAGGAGTTATGTAACTCAGCAGATGAAATAAGAGAAAAATTTTGTGGGAACATTTTTGACTTATGTACAATAACTAATGCTAAATCTGGAAAGTGTAGTGAAGATTGTAAATATTGTGCTCAATCAGCTCATTTTAAAACAGGAGTAGAAGTATATCCTCTAATATCTAAAGAAAAAGCTTTAGATGAAGCTAAAAAAGTAGAGATAGAGGGAGCTAATAGATACTCTTTGGTAACAAGTGGAAGAGGTCTTAATGGAGATAGTGAAGAGAGTGATAGATTAGCAGAAATATATAACTATTTAAAAGAAAATACAAATCTTTCTCTTTGTGCTTCTCATGGAATATCAGATAAAAAAGCTTTAGAAAAACTTTTTAAAGCTGGAGTAAAGACTTATCATCATAATTTAGAAAGTTCAAGAGAGTTTTATGGAAATATCTGTACTACTCATACTTATGATGAGAGAATAAAAACTATAAAACTAGCTCAAGAAGTAGGATTACAAGTATGTAGTGGAGGAATATGGGGGCTTGGAGAAAGTGAAGAGGATAGAATAAAAATGGCTTTTGAGCTGCAAAAGTTAGGAGTATTCTCTATACCTATTAATATTTTAATGCCAATACCTGGGACTCCTTTAGAAAATAATAAACCATTAGAGCCAAGAGAGATTCTAAAAATGATAGCTATATATAGATTTATTTTACCAGAGGCATATTTAAGATACGCTGGTGGAAGAATAAAACTTGGAGAATTACAAGAAAAAGGAATAAAGTCTGGAATTAATTCTGCTCTTACAGGAAACTTTTTAACAACTACTGGAACTACTATAGAGAGCGATAAGGCTATGGTAAGGAGAAATGGATATGAAATTAAATAA
- a CDS encoding aminotransferase class I/II-fold pyridoxal phosphate-dependent enzyme has translation MKKEKILEELEKLQEIKNYRVLREQDEKLLNLSSNDYLGIANDVTLKEEFYKGYRPKLSSSSSRLIDGSYSEIMELEKRAKEIYGKPCIMFNSGFDANSSLIETFCDKNTLILTDRLNHASIYDGIVNSGAEFLRYKHLDMVGLEKLLQKYSDRYEDILVISESVYSMDGDIADIEKLVELKRKYNFSLMLDEAHSYGVYGYGIAYNLKLVSEIDFLVIPLGKGGGSMGAMVICEGYLKNYIINKSRKFIFSTALPPVNSSWNLFILGKMEEFDERRVKLELLKNHTLKLLKERGIETTSTTHIISIIIGDNERIGKISQNMKERGYLLYPVKEPTVPKGTARFRIGLNPYITFEEIEKFVEELKYEIDTIF, from the coding sequence ATGAAAAAAGAGAAAATATTAGAGGAATTAGAAAAATTACAGGAGATAAAAAATTATAGAGTATTGAGAGAGCAGGATGAAAAACTTTTAAATCTATCATCTAATGATTATTTAGGAATAGCCAATGATGTAACTCTTAAAGAGGAGTTTTATAAAGGGTATAGACCTAAACTTTCTTCAAGCTCATCAAGACTTATAGATGGTTCATATAGTGAGATAATGGAGCTTGAAAAAAGAGCAAAAGAGATATATGGTAAACCTTGTATAATGTTTAATTCTGGTTTTGATGCTAATTCATCTCTTATAGAAACTTTTTGTGATAAAAATACTTTAATACTTACAGATAGGTTAAATCATGCTAGTATATATGATGGAATAGTCAATAGTGGAGCTGAATTTTTAAGATATAAGCATTTGGATATGGTGGGATTAGAGAAACTTTTACAAAAATATTCAGATAGATATGAAGATATTTTAGTTATTTCTGAAAGCGTTTATAGTATGGATGGAGATATAGCTGATATTGAAAAATTAGTGGAATTAAAAAGAAAATACAATTTTTCTTTAATGTTAGATGAGGCTCATTCCTATGGAGTTTATGGTTATGGTATAGCTTATAACTTAAAGCTTGTCAGTGAGATAGATTTTTTAGTAATTCCTCTTGGAAAAGGTGGAGGTTCTATGGGAGCTATGGTAATTTGTGAGGGATATCTTAAAAACTATATAATAAATAAAAGTAGAAAGTTTATATTTTCAACTGCACTACCTCCAGTAAATAGTTCTTGGAATCTTTTTATTCTAGGTAAAATGGAAGAGTTTGATGAGAGAAGAGTGAAATTAGAACTTTTAAAAAATCATACTTTAAAATTGTTAAAAGAAAGAGGAATAGAGACTACATCTACTACTCATATAATAAGTATAATTATAGGAGATAACGAAAGAATTGGAAAGATAAGTCAGAATATGAAAGAGAGAGGGTATCTTTTATATCCTGTGAAGGAGCCAACAGTACCTAAGGGAACAGCAAGATTTAGAATAGGATTAAATCCATATATTACTTTTGAAGAGATAGAAAAATTTGTAGAGGAGTTAAAGTATGAGATTGATACTATTTTTTAA
- a CDS encoding copper homeostasis protein CutC, with product MIREKCIGSFLEALEAQELGAERIELCDNLAEGGTTPSYGTIKMVVEKLNIPAFVIIRPRGGDFYYTPEEIEIMKEDIKLCKELGVEGVVIGALNRDNTINYDAIKEMIDLAKPMSITFHKAIDELENPVAEVKKLANLGVNRILTSGTKETALEGQEILKEMIKEAGEDIIIIVAGKVTKDNLDEISKLILAKEYHGKKII from the coding sequence ATGATAAGAGAAAAATGTATAGGAAGTTTTTTAGAGGCTCTTGAAGCTCAAGAATTAGGAGCAGAGAGAATAGAGCTTTGTGATAATTTAGCTGAAGGGGGAACTACTCCATCTTATGGAACAATAAAAATGGTAGTTGAAAAATTGAATATACCAGCTTTTGTAATTATTAGACCAAGAGGAGGAGATTTTTACTATACTCCTGAGGAGATAGAGATTATGAAAGAGGATATTAAGCTTTGTAAAGAGTTAGGAGTAGAGGGAGTAGTAATAGGAGCACTAAATAGAGATAATACTATCAATTATGATGCTATCAAAGAGATGATAGATTTAGCTAAACCTATGTCTATAACTTTTCATAAAGCAATAGATGAGTTAGAAAATCCTGTGGCAGAAGTAAAAAAATTAGCAAACTTAGGAGTGAATAGAATACTTACTTCTGGAACAAAGGAAACGGCATTAGAGGGACAAGAGATTTTGAAAGAGATGATAAAAGAAGCTGGAGAAGATATAATTATAATAGTAGCTGGAAAAGTTACTAAGGATAATTTAGATGAGATATCGAAACTTATTCTAGCTAAAGAATATCATGGGAAAAAAATTATTTAG
- the gmhA gene encoding D-sedoheptulose 7-phosphate isomerase, with product MNLLESYKIELALLENFIKEEEERRETEKVAKELADVFTKGNKVLICGNGGSNCDALHFAEEFTGRFRGDRKALPAIAISDSSHITCVGNDYGFDYIFSRGVEAYGKEGDMFFGISTSGNSPNVIKAVEAAKKLGMKTCVLLGKDGGKLKGMCDYEFIIPGKTSDRIQEIHMMILHIIIEGVERIMFPENY from the coding sequence ATGAATTTATTAGAATCGTATAAAATAGAACTTGCTCTTTTAGAAAATTTTATAAAAGAGGAAGAAGAGAGAAGGGAAACAGAAAAAGTAGCAAAAGAGTTAGCTGATGTTTTTACAAAGGGAAATAAAGTTTTGATTTGTGGAAACGGTGGAAGTAATTGTGATGCTCTACATTTTGCTGAGGAGTTTACAGGAAGATTTAGAGGAGATAGAAAGGCATTACCTGCTATAGCTATTTCAGATTCATCACATATAACTTGTGTAGGAAATGACTATGGATTTGACTATATTTTTTCTAGAGGAGTAGAAGCCTATGGAAAAGAGGGAGATATGTTTTTTGGTATCTCTACAAGTGGAAACTCACCAAATGTTATAAAGGCAGTAGAAGCTGCTAAAAAACTTGGAATGAAAACTTGCGTCCTATTAGGAAAAGATGGTGGAAAACTTAAGGGAATGTGTGACTATGAGTTTATAATTCCTGGAAAAACTTCAGATAGAATTCAAGAGATACATATGATGATACTTCATATTATTATAGAAGGTGTAGAGAGAATAATGTTCCCAGAGAACTATTAA
- the nagA gene encoding N-acetylglucosamine-6-phosphate deacetylase, whose amino-acid sequence MEKIILKNAKIVLTDRIINGAIVLNDGKIKKIYEGTVISEKDGIDLQGKYVVPGFIDVHIHGAGGADAMDNTEEALRTISKYIVKHGTTNFLATTLTSSKETLKEVLEKIGKLQNEDIEGATIFGAHMEGPYFDVQYKGAQNDKYITPAGVEEIEEYLSIKPGLVKLFSMAAKGEGALESIKYLKENGVVVSVGHSGISFEEVQSAVKAGISHATHTFNGMKGFTHREPGVAGAVMVNDNINAEIIFDKIHVHPEAVRLLIKAKGVDKVVCITDAMCATGLPAGNYKLGELDVYVKDGQARLVSNDSLAGSVLTLDKAFKHVIELGYSIFDAVKMTSTNAAKEFGLNAGILQEEKDADIVVLNSDYSVNMTIVKGKIKYQI is encoded by the coding sequence ATGGAAAAAATAATTTTGAAGAATGCTAAAATAGTTTTGACAGATAGAATAATTAATGGAGCAATTGTATTAAATGATGGAAAAATAAAGAAAATATATGAAGGGACAGTGATAAGTGAAAAAGATGGAATTGATCTTCAGGGCAAATATGTTGTACCTGGATTTATAGATGTGCATATTCATGGAGCTGGGGGAGCAGATGCTATGGATAATACAGAAGAGGCTCTTAGAACTATTTCAAAATATATAGTAAAACATGGAACAACTAATTTCTTAGCTACAACACTTACAAGTTCTAAAGAGACTTTAAAAGAGGTATTAGAAAAAATAGGAAAATTACAAAATGAAGATATAGAAGGAGCAACTATATTTGGAGCACATATGGAGGGACCATATTTTGATGTTCAATATAAGGGGGCTCAAAACGATAAATATATAACACCTGCTGGAGTTGAAGAGATAGAAGAATATTTAAGTATTAAACCTGGACTAGTAAAACTATTCTCTATGGCTGCTAAAGGTGAGGGAGCACTAGAATCTATAAAATATCTAAAAGAAAATGGGGTAGTAGTTTCAGTGGGACACTCTGGAATATCTTTTGAAGAGGTGCAAAGTGCTGTGAAAGCTGGAATAAGTCATGCAACTCATACTTTCAATGGAATGAAAGGATTTACACATAGAGAACCAGGGGTAGCTGGAGCTGTAATGGTAAATGATAATATTAACGCAGAGATAATTTTTGATAAAATTCATGTTCATCCAGAAGCTGTAAGATTATTAATAAAAGCTAAAGGAGTGGACAAAGTAGTTTGTATAACAGATGCTATGTGTGCTACTGGATTACCTGCTGGAAACTATAAACTTGGAGAATTAGATGTATATGTAAAAGATGGACAAGCTAGACTTGTAAGTAATGACTCTCTTGCTGGAAGCGTACTTACTTTAGATAAGGCATTTAAACATGTAATAGAGTTAGGATATAGTATTTTTGATGCTGTAAAAATGACAAGTACAAATGCAGCAAAAGAATTTGGATTGAATGCCGGTATTTTACAAGAGGAAAAAGATGCTGACATAGTAGTATTAAATTCAGATTATTCAGTTAATATGACAATAGTTAAAGGAAAAATTAAATATCAAATATAA
- the galE gene encoding UDP-glucose 4-epimerase GalE, translated as MKNILVTGGAGYIGSHAVAELLDSGYNVIVIDSLENGFIELVDKRAKFYQGNVQDSNIMDKIFDENKIDAVMHFAGYIKVPESVVEPNKYYFNNTYTVMCLIESMRKHGVKNIVFSSTAAVYGDVKEPEPVEETHSTLPINPYGMSKLMSEKIIMDCAKAYGLNYSIFRYFNVGGAHEKHNIGQKGEGITALIPLILKAAKGDIPKLSIYGNDFDTKDGTGIRDYIHVVDLVRAHILSLNKLAENKSNIYNLGNGNGFSVLEMLNAAKEVTKIDIPAEITGRRAGDPPCVIASSKKAVAELNWKPVYTDVKDIIRTAWEWNLRNK; from the coding sequence ATGAAAAATATATTGGTTACTGGTGGAGCTGGATATATAGGAAGTCATGCTGTAGCTGAACTTTTAGATTCTGGATATAATGTTATAGTAATTGATTCATTAGAAAATGGATTTATAGAGTTAGTTGATAAAAGAGCCAAATTTTATCAAGGAAATGTTCAAGATAGTAATATTATGGATAAAATATTTGATGAAAATAAAATCGATGCTGTTATGCATTTTGCTGGTTATATAAAGGTTCCAGAAAGTGTAGTTGAGCCAAATAAATATTATTTTAATAATACTTATACAGTAATGTGTCTTATTGAATCTATGAGAAAACATGGAGTTAAAAATATTGTGTTCTCTTCTACTGCTGCTGTTTATGGAGACGTAAAAGAGCCTGAACCTGTAGAAGAAACTCACTCTACTCTCCCAATTAATCCATATGGTATGAGTAAACTTATGTCTGAAAAAATAATTATGGATTGTGCTAAAGCTTATGGATTAAATTACTCTATTTTTAGATACTTCAATGTAGGTGGAGCTCATGAAAAACATAATATAGGACAAAAGGGAGAGGGAATCACTGCCCTTATTCCTCTTATTTTAAAAGCGGCTAAAGGGGATATTCCAAAATTATCTATCTATGGAAATGATTTTGATACTAAAGATGGAACTGGTATAAGAGATTATATTCATGTAGTAGATTTAGTAAGAGCTCATATCCTTTCATTAAATAAATTAGCCGAAAATAAAAGTAATATATATAACTTAGGAAATGGAAATGGTTTTTCTGTACTTGAAATGTTAAATGCTGCTAAAGAGGTTACTAAAATAGATATTCCAGCAGAGATAACTGGTAGAAGAGCTGGAGACCCTCCTTGTGTTATAGCTTCTAGTAAAAAAGCTGTAGCTGAACTTAATTGGAAACCAGTTTACACTGATGTAAAAGATATTATTAGAACTGCTTGGGAATGGAATTTAAGAAATAAGTAA